The following proteins come from a genomic window of Triticum aestivum cultivar Chinese Spring chromosome 6A, IWGSC CS RefSeq v2.1, whole genome shotgun sequence:
- the LOC123129519 gene encoding uncharacterized protein translates to MYPARHSVATRIVFAVEARPFRLPVAAGHQTHHSSCGKWLVFERDDGAYSLLDPFSDATAPVALLPSLSSVCVRHEPIVAVAERELLECRYSLTPRERDAEPQTAVSLLKLVVCSARLVAAVVGQGRHGKLALCRLGAPAWSLSGRDQWRRLKDMAFYRRKLYAVDQNEDLLADTVADDGSDDELPTISRLDRAIKGRPPPLSQFRRATLHYLVESGDGALLMVRREISRVRMQRAAPVTPEGAMDEDITVFRADFGRSRWKEERGALGGDQALFVGRWCSRAVRVPDERMKEWADRIFFLQDGTGEEWHVRRLRYSVSVYMVKGGNFSWSDLRGQREGGAAPAGDGVAERGLLDLWFGGNWLNASGAWPIILYRVSRDTIQVQIQL, encoded by the coding sequence CCTGCGGCAAGTGGCTCGTCTTCGAGCGTGACGACGGCGCATACTCGCTGCTGGACCCGTTCTCCGACGCCACGGCACCCGTGGCGCTACTCCCCAGCCTGTCCAGCGTGTGTGTCCGTCACGAGCCCATCGTGGCCGTGGCCGAGCGGGAGTTGCTGGAGTGCAGGTATTCGTTGACCCCGCGTGAGAGAGACGCCGAGCCACAGACAGCGGTGTCCTTACTCAAGCTCGTGGTCTGCTcggcccgcctggtcgccgcggtCGTTGGCCAAGGGCGGCACGGCAAGCTCGCGCTGTGCCGGCTGGGCGCTCCTGCGTGGTCGCTGAGCGGCCGAGACCAATGGAGGCGGCTCAAAGACATGGCCTTCTACAGGCGCAAGCTGTACGCCGTCGACCAGAACGAAGACCTGCTCGCGGACACCGTCGCTGacgacggcagcgacgacgagcTTCCGACCATCTCTCGGCTTGACCGCGCCATAAAGGGCCGTCCCCCGCCGTTGAGCCAGTTTCGCCGCGCCACGCTGCACTACCTCGTCGAGTCCGGCGACGGCGCGCTGCTGATGGTCCGCAGAGAGATCTCCCGCGTACGCATGCAGCGGGCTGCGCCGGTCACGCCGGAAGGCGCAATGGACGAGGACATCACCGTGTTCAGGGCTGACTTCGGCAGGTCGAGGTGGAAGGAGGAGAGGGGCGCCCTCGGCGGCGACCAAGCTCTGTTCGTCGGGCGGTGGTGCTCCAGGGCCGTGCGCGTGCCGGACGAGCGCATGAAGGAGTGGGCGGACCGCATCTTCTTCCTGCAAGACGGCACAGGCGAGGAGTGGCACGTCAGGCGGTTGCGCTATTCTGTGAGCGTCTACATGGTGAAAGGAGGCAACTTCAGTTGGTCCGACCTCCGCGGCCAGAGGGAGGGCGGAGCCGCTCCTGCCGGTGATGGCGTCGCCGAACGGGGACTGTTAGACTTGTGGTTTGGTGGAAACTGGCTCAACGCATCTGGTGCGTGGCCTATCATTTTATATAGGGTATCAAGAGATACAATACAGGTACAAATACAGTTGTGA